Proteins encoded together in one Vitis vinifera cultivar Pinot Noir 40024 chromosome 4, ASM3070453v1 window:
- the LOC100264428 gene encoding uncharacterized protein LOC100264428: MEDAMLKFSLPENILQPLFSVSNSSTLDETLELLIEASKTPGGRLDLGSKNILPVVLQLSQSLSYPSGHDILLLSLKLLRNLCAGEMTNQNLFIEQNGVKAVSTILLSFVGLDSDSDYGIIRMGLQLLGNVSLAGERHQRAVWHHFFPAGFLEIARVRTLETSDPLCMVIYTCFDQSHEFITEICGDQGLPILAEIVRTASTVGFEEDWLKLLLSRICLEESHFPMLFSKLCPVGTSGNYESIEFKVDVFASEQAFLMDIVAEILNEQINKMTVSSDVALCVLGILKKSAGVLDSVSTCKSGFSAGSNAINVLKYSLTILKEICARDAQKSSNEHGSVDVVDLLVSSGLLELLLCLLRDLEPPAIIRKAIKQGENQDGAASYSPKHYPYRGFRRDLVAVIGNCAYRRKHVQNEIRERNGILLLLQQCVTDEENQFLREWGIWCVRNLLEGNVENQRVVAELELQGSVDVPEIAGLGLRVEVDQKTGRAKLVNVS; this comes from the exons atgGAGGATGCAATGTTAAAGTTCTCTCTACCAGAAAATATCCTTCAGCCATTATTCTCTGTTTCAAACTCATCCACCCTGGATGAGACACTAGAACTTCTTATAGAAGCTTCAAAGACCCCTGGTGGTCGCCTGGACCTGGGTTCCAAGAATATCCTTCCAGTTGTCCTTCAGCTTAGTCAATCCCTCTCTTATCCTTCAGGTCATGATATTCTATTGCTGTCTTTAAAGCTTCTCAGAAACCTATGTGCGGGAGAAATGACAAATCAAAATTTGTTTATTGAACAGAATGGAGTCAAAGCAGTTTCAACTATTTTGTTGAGCTTTGTAGGGCTTGATTCTGATTCAGATTATGGGATTATCCGCATGGGGTTACAGCTTTTGGGAAATGTTTCATTGGCTGGAGAAAGACATCAGCGTGCTGTTTGGCATCACTTCTTTCCAGCTGGGTTTCTTGAGATTGCAAGAGTCCGGACACTGGAAACTAGTGATCCATTGTGTATGGTTATATATACTTGTTTTGATCAGAGTCATGAATTCATTACAGAGATCTGCGGAGATCAAGGATTGCCTATTCTGGCAGAAATTGTACGAACTGCTTCAACAG TTGGTTTTGAAGAAGATTGGCTGAAGTTGCTTCTTTCCAGAATTTGTTTAGAAGAATCCCATTTTCCTATGTTGTTCTCTAAATTATGCCCAGTTGGTACTTCTGGCAATTATGAAAGTATAGAATTTAAAGTCGATGTTTTTGCATCAGAACAAGCATTTCTTATGGATATTGTGGCAGAGATCTTAAATGAGCAAATCAATAAGATGACTGTATCCAGTGATGTTGCATTGTGTGTTCTTGGAATATTGAAGAAATCTGCTGGGGTTCTTGATTCTGTCTCTACATGCAAATCTGGATTTTCTGCAGGATCCAATGCTATTAATGTTCTTAAATATTCACTTACCATTTTGAAAGAGATCTGTGCTCGGGATGCTCAGAAAAGCTCTAATGAGCATGGATCAGTGGATGTTGTTGACTTGCTTGTATCATCGGGGCTTTTAGAACTGCTTTTATGTTTGCTTCGTGACCTTGAACCCCCTGCAATAATTAGGAAAGCCATCAAACAAGGTGAGAACCAAGATGGAGCAGCTTCTTATTCACCCAAGCACTATCCTTACAGAGGGTTTCGGAGGGATCTTGTTGCTGTCATTGGCAATTGCGCATACAGAAGGAAGCATGTACAAAATGAAATCAGAGAGAGGAATGGAATACTTTTACTATTACAACAGTGTGTAACTGATGAAGAGAATCAATTTTTGAGGGAATGGGGCATATGGTGTGTAAGGAATTTATTAGAAGGCAATGTAGAGAACCAACGGGTGGTAGCTGAATTGGAGCTTCAGGGATCTGTTGATGTGCCTGAAATTGCTGGACTTGGTCTCCGAGTTGAAGTGGATCAGAAAACTGGACGTGCAAAGCTTGTAAATGTTTCATAA